Proteins from a genomic interval of Equus quagga isolate Etosha38 chromosome 13, UCLA_HA_Equagga_1.0, whole genome shotgun sequence:
- the SNX20 gene encoding sorting nexin-20, with the protein MASPKHPGSPGWMGPRAQCMAGTKQEASATGADLPRPGPEGHLEAHSSPSSNSSMTTRELQDYWRTEKGCWKRVKLLFEISSARIEERKVSKFVMYQIVVIQTGSFDSNKAVLERRYSDFEALQKSLLKTFREEIEDVVFPKKHLMGNFSEEMISERKLAFKEYLSLLYAIRCVRRSREFIDFLTRPELKEAFGCLRAGQYTKALDILVRVVPLQEKLTTHCPAMLVPPLCAMLVCHRDLERPAEAFAAGERALQCLEAREGHRYYAPLLDAMIRLAYTLGKDFVSLQERLEESQLRKPTPLGFTLKELTVREYLY; encoded by the exons ATGGCAAGTCCCAAGCACCCTGGGAGCCCTGGATGGATGGGCCCCAGAGCCCAGTGCATGGCAGGGACCAAGCAGGAAGCATCAGCCACTGGCGCAGACCTCCCACGTCCAGGCCCTGAAGGGCACTTAG AggcccacagcagccccagctccAACTCCAGCATGACCACGCGGGAGCTGCAGGACTACTGGCGGACCGAGAAGGGCTGCTGGAAGCGCGTGAAACTGCTCTTTGAGATCAGCTCCGCCCGCATCGAGGAGAGGAAGGTCTCCAAGTTCGTG ATGTACCAAATCGTCGTCATCCAGACAGGCAGTTTTGACAGCAACAAAGCCGTCCTGGAACGGCGCTACTCAGACTTCGAGGCGCTCCAGAAAAGCCTCCTGAAGACTTTCCGAGAAGAGATCGAAGACGTCGTCTTCCCCAAGAAGCACCTGATGGGGAACTTCAGCGAGGAGATGATCTCCGAGCGCAAGCTGGCCTTCAAGGAGTACCTCAGCCTGCTCTACGCCATCCGCTGCGTCCGCCGGTCCCGGGAGTTCATCGACTTCCTCACGCGGCCCGAGCTGAAGGAGGCCTTCGGCTGCCTGCGCGCCGGCCAGTACACCAAGGCCCTGGACATCCTGGTGCGCGTGGTGCCGCTGCAGGAGAAGCTGACGACGCACTGCCCCGCCATGCTGGTCCCGCCCCTCTGCGCCATGCTGGTGTGCCACCGCGACCTCGAGCGCCCTGCGGAGGCCTTTGCGGCCGGCGAGCGGGCCCTCCAGTGCCTGGAGGCCCGCGAGGGCCACCGCTACTACGCCCCGCTGCTGGACGCCATGATCCGCCTGGCCTACACGCTGGGCAAGGACTTCGTGTCGctgcaggagaggctggaggagagccAGCTTCGGAAGCCCACGCCCCTGGGCTTCACCCTGAAGGAGCTCACCGTCCGAGAGTATCTGTACTGA